A single window of Syntrophorhabdaceae bacterium DNA harbors:
- a CDS encoding ATP-binding protein: MNIDPIGSGERDPEIDKESVWIRRSFVHYGGALLAVIFTTFIGKLLAPYFDLINIAILYLLPVLVAAVRWGRRPSFFAAGLSVFAFDFFFVPPVFSLSVHDMRHFFIFAMFLIVAIVTGTMATRLRTELAKTQERELRTLALYDLSRKIAAESDLQRVLQMVVQKVAESVSGEVVMLVRSVDTDALLEVAAYPAHDRLFDDKEQAVTRWVMGHGEKAGKGTEVLSAAEWLFFPVKAEDKTLAALAVKTKPAERALTSEQLQLIEAFSNLAAVAIIRVNLAHEAEQAKWLSESEKLHAALLNSISHDLRTPLAAITGAVTSLICKETAYNANTEKTLLHTINQGAQRLNRLVGNLLDMVRLESGILKLNTQWCDVEDVVGVALREMKDMLQPHPLDVKIPQGLPLVKADFGLVEHVLMNLLENAVKYSPEGGTISVAARYAEGLLYVSIADRGPTIPHPERERVFDKFYRLNSAKKTSGTGMGLSICKGIVEAHGGKIWVDPSYDTGTQFVFFLPVPEQPGPLSDTREEVSHAL; the protein is encoded by the coding sequence CACTACGGAGGAGCGCTTTTAGCGGTCATCTTCACAACTTTCATCGGCAAGCTTCTTGCCCCTTATTTTGACCTCATCAATATCGCGATTTTGTATCTCCTGCCGGTACTCGTCGCCGCCGTGCGATGGGGCCGCAGGCCTTCCTTTTTCGCTGCGGGCTTGAGCGTATTCGCTTTCGATTTTTTCTTCGTACCTCCTGTCTTCAGCCTCAGCGTTCATGACATGCGCCACTTTTTCATCTTTGCCATGTTTCTCATCGTGGCCATCGTTACCGGCACAATGGCAACAAGACTTCGTACCGAACTTGCAAAGACTCAGGAGAGGGAATTAAGGACCCTTGCACTGTATGATTTGAGCCGAAAGATCGCAGCGGAAAGCGATCTGCAACGGGTATTACAAATGGTCGTACAAAAGGTGGCCGAGAGCGTGAGCGGTGAGGTTGTCATGCTTGTCCGCAGCGTCGATACAGATGCGCTCCTTGAAGTGGCGGCTTATCCGGCGCATGATAGACTCTTTGACGACAAAGAACAGGCGGTCACGCGCTGGGTCATGGGGCATGGGGAGAAGGCCGGCAAGGGAACGGAGGTGCTCTCTGCAGCAGAGTGGCTCTTCTTTCCCGTCAAAGCGGAAGATAAGACCCTTGCCGCCCTCGCCGTCAAGACGAAACCGGCGGAAAGAGCTCTCACCTCTGAGCAACTTCAGCTTATTGAGGCATTTTCCAATCTTGCTGCTGTGGCTATTATCCGGGTCAACCTCGCACACGAGGCCGAGCAAGCTAAGTGGCTTTCGGAATCAGAGAAGCTCCACGCGGCGCTCCTCAATTCGATCTCGCACGACCTGCGTACGCCTCTTGCCGCGATCACAGGCGCGGTCACGAGTCTTATTTGCAAGGAAACAGCATACAACGCAAACACAGAGAAGACGCTGCTCCATACCATAAACCAGGGCGCCCAGCGTCTCAACCGTCTTGTGGGGAATCTGCTCGATATGGTCCGCTTGGAGAGTGGTATACTCAAGCTCAATACCCAGTGGTGTGATGTCGAGGACGTTGTGGGTGTGGCATTAAGGGAGATGAAGGACATGCTTCAACCTCATCCGTTGGACGTGAAGATACCCCAGGGTCTTCCTCTGGTAAAGGCCGATTTCGGCCTTGTTGAACATGTGCTCATGAATCTTCTCGAAAACGCAGTCAAGTATTCCCCCGAAGGGGGCACGATCTCTGTCGCCGCTCGATACGCAGAGGGTTTGCTCTATGTCTCAATCGCCGACCGCGGCCCCACAATTCCTCACCCCGAAAGGGAACGGGTTTTTGACAAGTTCTACCGCCTCAATTCCGCTAAAAAGACAAGCGGAACAGGCATGGGTTTATCAATCTGCAAGGGGATTGTCGAGGCCCACGGCGGCAAGATATGGGTTGACCCTTCCTACGACACAGGCACTCAGTTTGTCTTCTTTCTACCCGTGCCGGAACAACCGGGACCTCTGTCCGATACCCGGGAGGAGGTATCCCATGCTCTCTGA